In Alkalihalobacillus sp. FSL W8-0930, a single window of DNA contains:
- a CDS encoding dihydrodipicolinate synthase family protein: MGYSIKLPTENRTLETYELKGSPSAFSSSGGFSSRTAYSAAHVVADPLSSSHPVLGGDIDWERTLHYRRHLWSLGFGVAEAMDTAQRGMGLSWESAQELIKQSSVEAKRAGGLIASGAGTDHLDLSVEHSLDDIVRAYAEQCEFVESQDSGIILMASRALAKTAKKPEDYLQVYSQILGQTARPVILHWLGPMFDPALQGYWGEEDYDRAMDICLEMIHKNEAKVDGIKISLLDKDKEIKMRRLLPESVRMYTGDDFNYPELIAGDEQGYSHALLGIFDAIAPAAAHALRALDHHDLETYKRVLEPTVELSRHIFQTPTYAYKTGIVFMAYLNGHQSHFKMIGGAEGTRSIQHLTKLFKLMDEANLIQDQELAIKRMDKVLQLAGIEQEVHA; encoded by the coding sequence ATGGGTTATTCAATTAAACTTCCAACAGAAAATCGTACACTTGAAACATATGAACTAAAAGGGTCGCCATCTGCATTCAGCAGTTCGGGAGGATTTTCCTCCCGTACCGCTTACTCTGCAGCCCATGTTGTAGCAGATCCTTTATCTTCTAGTCATCCCGTACTTGGGGGAGACATTGATTGGGAACGAACACTGCACTACCGTAGACACTTGTGGTCCCTTGGCTTTGGCGTAGCTGAAGCGATGGATACGGCTCAGCGTGGAATGGGTTTATCCTGGGAAAGTGCACAGGAGTTAATCAAACAATCCTCTGTTGAAGCGAAGCGTGCTGGTGGATTAATTGCGTCTGGTGCAGGCACTGATCATCTTGATTTGAGTGTGGAGCACTCATTGGACGATATTGTTCGCGCCTATGCAGAGCAATGTGAATTTGTTGAAAGTCAGGACAGTGGAATTATCTTAATGGCAAGCCGAGCACTAGCAAAAACGGCCAAGAAACCTGAGGACTACCTTCAAGTCTACAGTCAGATCCTTGGTCAAACGGCTAGACCAGTGATTTTACATTGGCTTGGACCAATGTTTGACCCTGCACTACAAGGATATTGGGGAGAAGAGGATTATGACCGGGCAATGGACATTTGCTTAGAAATGATCCATAAAAACGAAGCGAAGGTAGACGGCATTAAGATCTCGCTACTAGATAAAGATAAAGAGATTAAGATGCGTCGATTGTTACCAGAATCTGTACGGATGTATACGGGGGACGATTTTAACTATCCGGAACTGATTGCAGGAGATGAGCAAGGGTACAGCCACGCTCTTCTTGGAATTTTTGATGCGATTGCCCCTGCGGCCGCACACGCTTTACGTGCATTAGATCATCATGATCTAGAGACGTACAAGCGAGTACTCGAGCCAACGGTTGAGCTAAGTCGTCATATCTTCCAAACACCAACTTATGCTTACAAAACAGGAATTGTTTTTATGGCTTATTTGAATGGGCATCAGTCTCATTTCAAAATGATTGGTGGAGCAGAAGGGACTCGATCTATTCAACATTTAACGAAGCTCTTTAAGTTAATGGATGAGGCAAACCTCATTCAAGATCAGGAGCTTGCCATCAAACGAATGGATAAAGTACTTCAACTAGCTGGAATTGAACAGGAGGTACACGCATGA
- a CDS encoding Gfo/Idh/MocA family oxidoreductase yields MATHKIGIIMNGVTGRMGTNQHLIRSIVAIRSEGGVKLANGDVLYPDPILVGRNEAKLQALADTHGIDRIGTDLEAALADDHNVIYFDSQTTNRRAEGIKQAIAAGKHIYCEKPTATSVEGSLELAKLAREAGVKNGVVQDKLFLPGLLKLKRLIDSGYFGEILSVKLDFGYWVFEGDWQEGQRPSWNYREEDGGGIIVDMFAHWRYVIDNLFGEIKSLTCLGATHIPSRVDENGETYKATADDAAYAIFEMKSGAVIQANSSWTTRVDRDDLLTIQVDGKLGSAVAGLRDCKTQHRVQTPRPTWNPDIPNPFNFQEQWEQVPENEVYDNGFKIQWELFLKHIHQDDAFPWDLLEGAKGTQLSDLGLEAWHGRKWVDVPDLSL; encoded by the coding sequence ATGGCAACTCACAAAATTGGTATTATCATGAATGGTGTAACAGGAAGAATGGGGACGAACCAACACTTAATTCGTTCGATTGTGGCGATTCGCTCTGAAGGCGGAGTTAAGCTCGCAAATGGAGACGTTCTTTATCCAGATCCAATTCTTGTTGGACGTAATGAAGCAAAGCTTCAAGCTCTTGCAGATACACACGGAATTGATCGAATTGGGACAGATCTTGAAGCGGCCCTTGCCGATGATCATAATGTGATCTACTTTGATTCCCAAACAACCAATCGTCGTGCAGAAGGAATTAAGCAGGCAATTGCTGCAGGCAAACACATCTATTGTGAAAAACCAACTGCTACTAGCGTAGAAGGTTCACTTGAACTAGCAAAATTAGCAAGAGAAGCTGGCGTGAAAAATGGAGTTGTACAAGATAAATTATTCCTACCAGGACTATTAAAATTAAAACGTTTAATTGATAGCGGATATTTTGGAGAAATTCTTTCTGTGAAACTTGACTTTGGATATTGGGTTTTCGAAGGAGATTGGCAGGAAGGTCAACGTCCAAGCTGGAACTATAGAGAAGAGGACGGCGGCGGAATCATTGTTGATATGTTTGCGCACTGGCGTTATGTGATTGATAACCTGTTTGGTGAAATCAAATCACTTACTTGCTTAGGTGCGACACACATTCCAAGTCGTGTAGATGAAAACGGTGAAACGTATAAAGCAACAGCGGATGATGCAGCGTATGCTATTTTTGAAATGAAGAGCGGAGCCGTCATCCAAGCGAACTCATCATGGACAACTCGTGTCGATCGTGATGATCTGTTAACCATTCAGGTAGATGGAAAGCTTGGAAGTGCAGTGGCAGGCCTACGTGACTGCAAGACGCAGCATCGCGTGCAGACTCCTCGTCCAACATGGAATCCGGATATCCCGAATCCATTCAACTTCCAGGAGCAGTGGGAGCAGGTACCTGAGAACGAAGTCTATGATAACGGATTCAAGATTCAATGGGAGCTTTTCCTTAAGCATATTCATCAAGATGATGCATTCCCATGGGATCTACTTGAAGGAGCAAAAGGAACACAGCTATCTGATCTTGGCTTAGAAGCTTGGCACGGACGTAAGTGGGTAGACGTACCAGACTTAAGTTTATAG
- a CDS encoding YuzF family protein — protein sequence MNEQIEWTISDPYVYAKASELVGAMAEVQTTHGAVRGTLKDVQPDHIVVEMGGTPFFIRTQQIVWFFPVS from the coding sequence GTGAATGAGCAAATCGAATGGACCATATCAGATCCGTATGTATACGCAAAAGCATCAGAACTTGTTGGGGCAATGGCGGAGGTGCAAACAACTCATGGCGCGGTTCGAGGAACGTTAAAGGATGTTCAACCCGATCATATTGTCGTTGAGATGGGTGGCACTCCTTTTTTCATTCGCACGCAGCAGATTGTCTGGTTTTTCCCTGTTTCTTAA
- a CDS encoding manganese catalase family protein, whose protein sequence is MIKRINKLAIELPRPEHGDANAAAAVQELLGGKFGEMSTLNNYMFQSFNFRGKSKFKPFYDLIASITAEEFGHVELVANAINLVSYGTTFPGDPDTAPLQNGKDKRYSTHFTTTAQTAFPGDGMGRPWNGTFVTNSGALVEDLLHNYTLEIGARHHKMRVYEMSTNPTVRELCGYLLVRGGTHIIAYAKAIQVATGVDIGKMLPVPYPDNTKFSEANKFIDQGLYNVLYTWGEPEYRDIAQIWKGENPETKEPLRVIDGVPEGAPIPDLEETPQLFAPGVDPDDYAKILKRLKENI, encoded by the coding sequence ATGATTAAACGAATTAATAAGTTAGCCATTGAACTGCCACGTCCTGAGCATGGTGATGCCAACGCTGCAGCCGCTGTTCAAGAATTGTTAGGTGGAAAGTTTGGTGAAATGTCTACCTTAAATAACTACATGTTTCAATCCTTTAACTTTCGTGGCAAGTCAAAGTTCAAGCCCTTTTATGACTTGATTGCAAGTATTACAGCTGAGGAGTTCGGGCATGTTGAACTCGTAGCGAATGCCATTAATCTTGTCTCATACGGCACGACATTCCCTGGAGATCCTGACACAGCCCCTCTTCAAAATGGCAAGGATAAACGATACTCAACCCATTTCACAACGACCGCACAAACAGCGTTTCCTGGAGACGGAATGGGCAGACCCTGGAACGGAACGTTTGTGACCAATAGCGGGGCCTTGGTTGAAGATCTCTTACACAATTATACCTTGGAAATCGGAGCCCGCCACCATAAGATGAGAGTATATGAAATGTCAACAAACCCTACCGTCCGAGAACTATGTGGGTACTTACTTGTCAGAGGCGGTACCCATATTATCGCCTACGCAAAAGCGATCCAAGTCGCTACAGGTGTTGATATTGGTAAGATGCTTCCTGTTCCTTATCCGGACAATACGAAATTTAGCGAAGCCAACAAATTCATTGATCAAGGCCTCTACAATGTCCTCTACACATGGGGCGAGCCGGAGTACCGCGACATTGCTCAGATCTGGAAAGGTGAAAATCCTGAAACAAAAGAGCCGCTTCGTGTCATTGACGGTGTACCCGAAGGCGCACCAATTCCGGATTTAGAAGAAACACCACAGCTATTCGCTCCAGGAGTCGACCCAGATGACTATGCGAAAATTTTAAAACGACTAAAAGAAAATATCTAA
- a CDS encoding MFS transporter translates to MNRLQASRRTVLIIFMLSTFAIGMTEYVVTGLLTQFSNDLDVPISTTGLLLSVYALGVAVFGPILRMITIKFSTKRLLIVFMGIFVVSNVIAATAPNFEMLLVSRLLSATMHAPFFGLSMAVAVNISTPEKRTAAIAAVQGGLTIAIMLGVPFGSYLGGIFDWRYVFWFIALLGAIAFIGIILTTPNHKPIDTPNLKKELGMFKNKSVLLVIAIIVFGFSGVFTAYTFKEPMLREFAGFEVTAITAALFCFGLGAVIGNFVSGRVLPRLLTERLMAALVMLAVVLVSFTYLLQFSITAFVVCFLFGVGTFGTTPLLNSKIIIAAREAPSLSGTVAASVFNLANAIGAFLGTQVLEASGSYTTVTFVAASLITLGLVITFITHKVEDKALYE, encoded by the coding sequence ATGAATCGTTTACAGGCTTCAAGAAGAACTGTTCTCATCATATTTATGCTTTCCACATTTGCAATTGGAATGACTGAATATGTAGTGACAGGACTGCTTACTCAATTCTCGAATGATTTAGATGTACCAATTTCCACAACAGGGCTACTGCTCAGTGTATACGCATTAGGTGTTGCAGTATTCGGACCGATTTTACGAATGATTACGATAAAGTTCTCCACTAAAAGATTACTCATTGTATTCATGGGGATTTTTGTAGTCAGTAATGTTATTGCGGCTACCGCACCTAACTTTGAAATGCTGCTTGTTTCGAGACTATTGTCTGCAACGATGCACGCGCCATTCTTTGGGTTAAGCATGGCTGTGGCGGTTAACATTTCCACCCCTGAGAAACGCACGGCAGCAATTGCCGCTGTACAAGGTGGATTAACGATTGCCATCATGCTTGGTGTTCCATTCGGATCTTACCTCGGTGGGATTTTTGACTGGAGATATGTGTTCTGGTTTATCGCTTTACTTGGTGCGATTGCCTTCATCGGGATTATCTTAACGACACCAAATCACAAACCAATTGATACACCTAATTTGAAAAAAGAACTTGGAATGTTTAAAAATAAAAGTGTACTTCTCGTCATTGCAATCATTGTCTTTGGATTCTCTGGAGTCTTTACAGCGTATACTTTTAAAGAGCCAATGCTCCGTGAATTCGCTGGATTTGAAGTAACGGCCATAACCGCAGCTCTGTTCTGTTTTGGGCTCGGAGCCGTCATTGGAAACTTTGTCTCAGGACGCGTCCTTCCACGACTACTCACTGAACGTTTAATGGCAGCGCTCGTTATGCTTGCCGTTGTTCTGGTATCGTTCACGTACCTGTTACAATTTTCAATTACAGCGTTTGTTGTCTGCTTCTTATTTGGTGTTGGAACCTTTGGAACCACACCATTACTCAACTCAAAGATTATCATTGCAGCAAGAGAGGCTCCTTCTCTTTCAGGTACGGTTGCCGCCTCTGTGTTTAATCTAGCCAATGCCATCGGTGCCTTTCTTGGTACTCAGGTGCTTGAGGCGAGTGGTAGCTATACAACCGTCACGTTTGTTGCAGCGAGCTTAATAACACTTGGACTTGTGATTACGTTTATTACGCACAAGGTTGAAGATAAAGCATTGTATGAATGA
- a CDS encoding beta-glucoside-specific PTS transporter subunit IIABC, producing the protein MDHKQIANDILRSIGGETNISYATHCYTRLRFNLKDDSKVDKKELEELPGVIKVQEQSGQLQVVIGNEVAKVYKALNLDDQLTEDNGESKPPTEKKGNLIGRFFEVIAAIFTPVIPAIAGAGLIKGILGLVTAFNWAPADSDIVRLLSLVSDTVFYFLPFFLAVSAARKFKTNEFIAIALAGGLMYPTILQGAQAIAEGGPTGLSIVGLPLPFIQYSSTVIPIIIAVWLLSYVSRWVDAIMPNAVRVIFTPTIVLLIMIPLELIAIGPLGSYLGLGLAEGVTWLFEHAGILAGGLLGAARPLLVIVGMHYGLMPIAIQNVAVLGFDYLIPVFFMANMGQAAAALAVFIKTRDKKRKTIAGSSTVSAFLGITEPAMYGVNLPLKRPFIAALIGAGVGSAFITGFNVTASAFVLPGLTALPVFTGPQFIYLIIGFAINIALTMTLTFIFGFKDDGGKKKREEENPNVSSSEKSELGSKVIIQSPIEGEVVPLNKVADATFAEEIMGKGVAVKPSTGVVKAPFNGQIVTFFKTSHAIGIRSDSGVELLIHVGLDTVNLEGKYFTAKAEQGQTVKKGDTLLTFDLEKITAAGYSTVTPLIITNTGDYKSVLAEAVQKADYQTDVLTIER; encoded by the coding sequence ATGGATCATAAGCAAATAGCAAATGATATTCTAAGAAGTATCGGCGGAGAAACCAATATAAGCTATGCAACACATTGTTACACACGATTGCGGTTCAATCTAAAAGACGATAGTAAAGTGGATAAAAAGGAATTAGAAGAACTGCCAGGTGTAATTAAAGTTCAGGAGCAAAGTGGACAGCTTCAGGTCGTCATTGGGAATGAAGTAGCTAAAGTCTACAAAGCGTTAAATTTAGATGATCAATTAACGGAAGATAATGGAGAAAGTAAACCGCCTACAGAGAAAAAAGGCAACTTGATTGGACGTTTCTTTGAAGTAATTGCTGCAATCTTTACACCAGTTATTCCTGCTATTGCTGGAGCGGGGTTAATAAAGGGAATACTAGGACTTGTTACTGCATTTAACTGGGCACCAGCTGACAGTGATATTGTACGATTACTATCTCTAGTTTCTGATACGGTTTTCTATTTCTTGCCATTCTTTTTAGCCGTTTCAGCGGCTCGCAAATTTAAAACCAACGAGTTTATTGCGATTGCTCTTGCAGGGGGATTAATGTATCCGACCATTCTCCAAGGTGCTCAAGCCATTGCGGAAGGTGGTCCCACAGGACTTTCAATAGTAGGTTTACCATTACCTTTTATTCAATATAGTTCTACTGTTATACCGATTATTATTGCTGTTTGGTTACTTAGTTACGTAAGTCGTTGGGTAGATGCAATCATGCCTAATGCAGTACGAGTGATCTTTACACCAACTATTGTTTTATTAATAATGATTCCACTAGAGTTAATTGCCATTGGACCACTGGGTTCATATCTTGGACTTGGATTAGCTGAAGGAGTTACTTGGTTATTTGAGCATGCTGGAATTCTAGCTGGTGGGTTGCTAGGTGCCGCACGTCCACTTCTTGTTATCGTGGGTATGCATTATGGCTTAATGCCAATCGCGATTCAGAACGTAGCTGTCCTTGGCTTTGATTATTTAATTCCGGTATTCTTTATGGCGAATATGGGACAAGCAGCTGCAGCTCTAGCCGTATTTATCAAAACGAGAGACAAGAAGCGTAAGACAATAGCTGGTTCTTCAACTGTTTCTGCGTTCCTCGGAATTACAGAACCAGCTATGTATGGTGTTAACTTACCTCTTAAACGACCGTTTATTGCTGCTCTTATAGGGGCTGGTGTAGGTAGTGCATTTATTACAGGGTTTAATGTCACTGCATCTGCATTTGTTCTACCAGGATTGACAGCTCTGCCAGTCTTTACTGGTCCGCAATTCATTTATCTTATTATTGGTTTTGCAATTAATATTGCTCTAACGATGACGCTGACATTTATTTTTGGATTTAAGGATGATGGTGGTAAGAAGAAGCGAGAAGAAGAGAATCCAAATGTCTCATCTTCTGAAAAATCAGAGTTAGGATCAAAAGTTATCATCCAAAGTCCTATTGAAGGTGAAGTTGTACCTTTAAACAAAGTGGCAGATGCTACTTTTGCTGAAGAGATTATGGGTAAGGGTGTGGCAGTTAAACCTTCAACAGGTGTTGTTAAAGCACCATTTAATGGTCAAATCGTGACGTTCTTTAAAACTAGTCATGCGATTGGAATTAGATCAGATAGTGGAGTTGAGCTTCTTATTCATGTTGGGCTCGATACAGTGAATCTAGAGGGGAAATATTTTACTGCTAAAGCTGAACAAGGACAAACAGTTAAAAAAGGAGATACTTTGCTTACATTTGATTTAGAAAAGATTACTGCAGCAGGATATTCTACAGTTACTCCTCTGATTATCACAAATACAGGAGATTACAAAAGCGTTCTAGCAGAAGCAGTTCAAAAAGCTGATTATCAGACAGATGTGCTTACAATTGAAAGATAG
- a CDS encoding PRD domain-containing protein: MIIKKVFNNNVSLVKDGDEEKILMGKGIGFQKQSGDEVDTQLIEKTFVLSLGSHPLEKLTTFFDEIPLEIVALTSDLIQDGQVLLGKHVGDHLLIPLSDHIWFALKRLDDQTVIDYPLKWEMKHMYPEEYTFAKKALQTIQKRTRRVLPPSEVVPIAMHFVNARYGANSYHQTYEMTALVSKIIDVIHYHYFVDLNEDSLHYARFITHLRYFILRQMAGEENTSEEEDVFQGVIQQKYPKAYECAIKIKKLLETSMNWKVHYDELTYLTIHIQRLTTV; encoded by the coding sequence ATGATTATAAAAAAGGTGTTTAATAATAATGTTTCACTCGTTAAAGATGGTGACGAAGAAAAAATATTAATGGGGAAAGGTATTGGTTTTCAAAAGCAATCAGGAGATGAAGTAGATACACAGCTGATTGAGAAAACTTTTGTTTTGTCCTTAGGTAGTCATCCACTAGAAAAATTAACAACTTTTTTTGATGAGATTCCTTTAGAGATTGTTGCATTAACAAGCGATCTCATCCAGGATGGTCAAGTTTTATTAGGAAAACATGTGGGGGATCATCTTCTTATTCCCCTATCAGATCATATTTGGTTCGCTTTAAAGCGATTAGATGATCAAACGGTAATAGATTACCCTCTAAAATGGGAAATGAAGCACATGTATCCAGAGGAATATACATTTGCTAAAAAAGCATTGCAAACTATTCAAAAACGTACGCGTAGGGTATTGCCTCCCTCGGAAGTAGTCCCTATTGCGATGCATTTTGTAAATGCCCGTTATGGAGCAAATAGTTATCATCAAACCTATGAAATGACAGCGTTAGTATCAAAAATCATTGATGTTATTCATTATCATTACTTTGTAGATTTAAATGAAGATTCTCTTCACTACGCACGCTTTATCACTCATTTACGATATTTTATACTTCGTCAGATGGCAGGAGAAGAGAATACGTCAGAAGAAGAGGATGTATTCCAAGGCGTTATTCAGCAAAAGTATCCTAAGGCTTATGAATGCGCTATTAAAATTAAAAAGTTACTCGAAACTTCGATGAATTGGAAGGTTCATTATGATGAACTAACCTATTTAACGATCCATATACAACGACTGACCACTGTTTAA